The sequence GATTAATTCTTTGTGTTAACCCGCTAATTTAACTTCACTTTTCTTGACTACCTCGCTAAAGTTACTCTAAATTAATAGACAACCTTAATCACAAATGAGCATTATATTAAACATTACCCAAATTGCTAGAATATTTGTTAATCTGTCTTAAAATGGGAAATAGCCCTTAGGTTTATGtttgctttatttatttatttatttgtttttgagAAGCGAAATACAAAGCAAATGACACAAATGCCCACCACTAGACTAACTTACATATGTTTTGGCATTTGAATGAAACGGAAGTAGGTTTCAGTAgctttagtttaattaattttgtttaaattttaaccaaACTTAAACTTGCCTAAACCCcttattaattatatgccCAAATCTTTAATGTGATTCTTGAATTTACGTATTATAGGTGGACGAGTTTTTGAACCAACCCCGTACGTACTCTCCCCCTAACTTTCAACAAtagtttttctcaaattaatttaattttgcaTTTAAGGAAAACATAAATATGCACCGCCTCAGCCTCGAAGTAGTTGTACCTTTTTGTTACTAATACAACCAAGTTCTTTTCATAACCATAGAGAAATATATACGTAGATATCTTGAAATTCACAAGCTTAAACATttccttttattcttttcttcctcttaCAGAAGAATTAATGGAGACCCAAAGAGTCCAAGGCATTGCTTCTTTATCCAAAGACACCATACCAGAAGCTTTCATTAGATCAGAGAATGAACAGCCAGCAACCACAACCGTTCATGGGGTCAAGCTTGAGGTGCCAGTCATCAATTTGAACGACCCAGATCAAGAAAAGGTGAAACGTTTGATAGTTGAAGCCAGCAAGGAATGGGGCATGTTCCAAATAATCGATCATGGCATACCTAGTGAAATCATAAGTAAGTTACAAAGTGTCGGTAAGGAGTTTTTTGAGCTGCCGCAACAAGAGAAAGAAGTTTATGCTAAAAAGCCTGGTGGCAAGGAAGGGTATGGAACATTTctacaaaaagaaatggaaggaaagaaaggtTGGGTTGATCATTTGTTCCATAACATTTGGCCTCCCTCTGCTATTAACTATCAGTTTTGGCCTAAAACTCCACCTTGTTACAGGTTCGAAACATTCTTAATTGTTGTCTTAAATTAGACTCCATTTCTGATAAATGTTAAATAGAAACATTAATTCACGCTAACCGatgaatttcaaataatatacTAGTTTTTCAGACGAGATCTTTTCAAGGAATATATGTcaaatctgaaaaataaaaaaaataataaaaatgaacatcaatatttaattaattaattaatatattgttCAGTTATGATATTAAAGATAtcggttaattttaaaaatttatattaaatataataatataatttaaatttttttcccaATTCTTTTTGaacaaattcatttttatgtctagtattttttaaaatttatgtacatATATCGGCTGTCGTTGACAAATGTTTTTGGATCTAATCCtgatttaatgaataaaaatgaaaacttttgaaaaatttatatatatcgttaattttttttagtctttgacttatttatttatatatttttggcaGGGAAACCAACGAGGAATATACCAAGTACTTATATGGGGTGGTAGACAAGCTCTTAAAAAGTTTATCATTAGGGTTAGGACTTAAAGAGGATGAAGTAAAGGAGGCCATTGGTGGGGATGAATTGGTTTACcttctgaaaataaattattatccaCCATGCCCGCGGCCGGATCTGGCACTAGGAGTGGTGGCTCATACAGACATGAGTGCCATCACCATTCTCGTGCCTAATGATGTACAGGGTCTTCAGGCCTGCAGAGATGGCCAATGGTACGATGTCAGTTACATCTCTGATGCCCTAGTTATCCATATAGGTGACCAGATGGAggtacttttcttttcttttttcttcattacTTTCTCCCAATCTATTGATTTAGGGGTAAGGTAAtcatatgaatttgataaacaAGTAGGTATCACGTTCGTGccatactttttttttctcccttTTAATTATAGTCACAGGGTACCTGAGTATTATGTAATTGCtgtaatttattgttttttggGTAGATTTTGAGCAATGGAAAGTACAAGAGTGTGCTTCACAGAACAACAGTGAACAAAGAAAAGGCAAGAATGTCATGGCCAGTGTTCTTGGAGCCACCGTCGGACTTTGCCGTCGGACCTCATCCAAAACTTGTCAGCGAAGAGAACCCACCCAAATACAAGACCAAGAAATACAGTGATTACTGTTACTGTAAGTTAAACAAGATTCCTCAGTAGCAGATTCTTTTTCCGGGGACAAGTGGTGGACTGTCCAtatggaaataaaataattgtccCTCTCCATTGTTATGAGCTGGGGCTAGCTTGCTGTTGCAATTTATGAGTCTTTGCTTTTATGTTTGTAGTGAGATATGTAATAATATCTCTCATGAGATTTCATAatcttcttttattgatgtagttttttagttttaataaatagaatgTTAGTGgcaagaaatttttttatttcttataattaaatatatatatatatatatatatatatatatatgtatgtatgtatgtacgTACGTATATATCAATTTCTGAGACTTAAAGTCTTTTTAACATGcatgcttaatttttgacacataaaatttttattttgacatgtgtatttacttttgacacataaaattcaagtttatgtgtaattttataaattttttctattaatttattattttataagttgCATTCTAATAAAATGCCGACTctgattctagaaaataacacatcagttatatactttttaatattatattaactaataaataattttttaatcagataatgatattaattctataaaaaataacatattaattatattttaatattatattaactgataaattaattttagaattaaataataattctggtctagaaaataatattttaaataatatttttaatattatatttaataataattaagtttttaattatataataaatttataaccTAAGAagtaataaaatcaattatattaatatgctaatatatataatattaaaattaattaataaataatcttaaaatagtttttataaaatagtattaataaaattttaaaattctaaaaaaattaaaaatatgtaaaagtaattagtttattattatttttaaaaaatttataaatcaatactaaatattaaattttttattaaactgtatttattaatttgattttataatcaaaataataataacagttatGCAAATAgtagaatttaatttctataataaacGGGAATGAAATCTTACAAATTAATGCAGGACTACTCCATTTTTGCCTTTGATACCCAATTGGTACCAACATCATTGTACACAGGCTGATTATCCGCACTTTATAGtcagattttcttttttctttatcatttatattaaattttcttaagaGGGACAAAATGATCTCCTTACGATTCAAAATCATCATGATATGACAAAATTAATCAAGGTATATACTTTATGAATTAATAGAATGCAGTTTGTAGAATcttatttaatgatttaacCATAGAAAAGCTCAACCAATATGAAATTGGAACCCAATTGAGTATAAAAATTGGCGAAAAAcaaagataaagtaaaagctgctaataattaaattaacttatttagAATCATATTAACTCAGTggtaaaataaaactatttctgcgcataataattatatactattgcgcaaattaataaaaaaaaaaatatgcaaCTCTGGATAAGCGGTAGAGGTAGAGAAAAATGTGGCAAATTCCTAACCATTTAAAGTACCTAACTTAAAAATGTAAGAAGATAGAAGGGATTGATTTATATATCATCAATGGTACCAACTACCTTAAGTCTTACGGAAACCTTAAATCCCCACCATTCCCTTCTAAGGTAGTTGGTCTCTCGGATATGTACGTATCTATATCTAAATATCCtcttttttactttgttaGGTACATCAAATGGTTGATAAATGGCCACGTGTCATTCATTCCACccctatttaatttatttttttatttttttctatgcCCTAAATAATTTCtctatagttttttttttttaataagaataattactgagattttatattttaaattacaaatGAGAGGAAGAAAATCCAATTACAGTGATTGCATTCATTACTACATTAATACTCGACAAGTAATTcacagtaaaataaataatgtattTACTTGTCTGtacttattatttatctttatttttgccaattttcaaaaatataaatgtcaTCCAGTTGGAATTTCTCTAAGTCCTATCGAATTAAATGGATTTTGCTATCTGTATTATGTTCATCCAATATTGAAAGCGAGTTacattttcaattattaaagATTATCGAGGGTTAtgcattatttattattctttttggaACAAGCCATAACCACATGCTATAATATAACATGAtgttgaaatttaaaataaacaaaactcCGATTAGTATTTCTAATTACTTCTTATTAAATggtaaaaagaaatcaaattacaGAAATtctgataaaatattttttgtgtGTAACTTAAATTATTGGTCGAAATAGTCAAAGTAGTTAATCAGTTCGTAGTTTTAGACCAGTCGTTTATATGATTAAGAAACATTTATTGATACATTTTTGGATATAGAAATTGAATCTTAGATGTGCAAATAAACTCATTTGAAAAAATGAACTGATTAAAATGCATATAACTTGATATATACTATACAGtctatttgaaattttttatttaagtctgATATATTattccaatatatatatataatattctcCTATTATTTATTACGGTGCATATCTAAATCTAGTAAGAAAGAATATATAG is a genomic window of Ricinus communis isolate WT05 ecotype wild-type chromosome 2, ASM1957865v1, whole genome shotgun sequence containing:
- the LOC8274087 gene encoding flavonol synthase/flavanone 3-hydroxylase produces the protein METQRVQGIASLSKDTIPEAFIRSENEQPATTTVHGVKLEVPVINLNDPDQEKVKRLIVEASKEWGMFQIIDHGIPSEIISKLQSVGKEFFELPQQEKEVYAKKPGGKEGYGTFLQKEMEGKKGWVDHLFHNIWPPSAINYQFWPKTPPCYRETNEEYTKYLYGVVDKLLKSLSLGLGLKEDEVKEAIGGDELVYLLKINYYPPCPRPDLALGVVAHTDMSAITILVPNDVQGLQACRDGQWYDVSYISDALVIHIGDQMEILSNGKYKSVLHRTTVNKEKARMSWPVFLEPPSDFAVGPHPKLVSEENPPKYKTKKYSDYCYCKLNKIPQ